The nucleotide sequence ACGTCAAAACGTTTCGAATACGAAGTTGTGAGATTTCAAGAAAACGGAACATTTCGGCAGAAATGTTTTGGTGTCGGTTCTTCTGCAGCCGGCAGCGTCACGCTGACAGAGTGAACTCCTCCTGTTTGAAATCAGCTGAcgcatttatgtttttggagaggaagaaaagtaaCGGATTAGTGTTCGGCGAAGTTTGAACAGCGTTCGGTCGGACGCCGCGCGGCCgagaaacaggaagaggaggcgGCTCACGCTCGTCTGTGTGTGATTGACAGGTACATCAACCACTCGTGCTCCCCAAACTGCATCACTGAGGTGGTCAGCGTGGAGAAGGAGAACAAGATCATCATCAGCTCCTGCAGACGCAtccagagaggagaagaggtaCGAGCCGTCTGACGGCGTCACACGAGGGCCGGGACCTGCCGGCTCTGACAGACACGTTTAAAGATATGAGGACACGAAGaaataaatcaccaaatattttcaatatttatcATTACTGTTGTTCTTATttctactattattattatagctgttatcatttatcattatggttgttgttgttatttattgtcattattattgttgtttcttgtgtattttgtgtacaAATTAATTCTGATCAGAGAAACTTTATTAACAAACTTTCACCTCAACAAGACTCAATAACTGcatttctctgtgtctctgtctgtctctgtgtctctgtctctgtgtctctgtctgtctctgtgtctctgtctgtctctgtgtctctgtctgtctgtctctgtgtctctgtctatctcggtgtctctgtctgtctctgtgtctctgtgtctctgtgtctgtctgtctctgtctctgtgtctgtgtctgtctctgtctgtctctgtgtctgtgtctgtctctgtctgtctctgtctgtctctgtgtctgtgtctgtctgtctctgtgtctgtcttgtctctgtctctgtctgtctctgtgtctctgtgtctctgtctgtctctgtttctgtgtctgttgtctctgtctgtctgtgtctgtgtctgtgtctgtctctgtctgtctgtctctgtctctgtgtctgtgtctgtctctgtctgtctctgtctgtctctgtgtctgtgtctgtctctgtctgtctctgtctgtctctgtgtctgtgtctgtctgtctctgtgtctgtctctgtctctgtctctgtctgtc is from Plectropomus leopardus isolate mb unplaced genomic scaffold, YSFRI_Pleo_2.0 unplaced_scaffold4378, whole genome shotgun sequence and encodes:
- the LOC121939239 gene encoding histone-lysine N-methyltransferase trr-like, whose protein sequence is CSAKFEQRSVGRRAAEKQEEEAAHARLCVIDRYINHSCSPNCITEVVSVEKENKIIISSCRRIQRGEELSYDYKFDLEDDQHKIPCHCGAVNCRKWMN